CTTCTTCTTCCGTTCTTCCCTGCGACCAGCATCCTGGTAAACCGGGAACCCAAACAGCATACCCTTCCTCTGTTTTTTGCAGATTTACTTTGTATTTCATCAGAAATCTCCCTTGATTTATTGGGATTTATTGGGGACACATCCCATTTATTATCTTTCCCCCTTCTTCGGCCTTCCTCGTGACCTCAATTTAAATATCCTATCAAGTTTCCGCTCCATTTTCTTTATAAAACTT
The window above is part of the Deltaproteobacteria bacterium genome. Proteins encoded here:
- a CDS encoding type II toxin-antitoxin system HicB family antitoxin: MKYKVNLQKTEEGYAVWVPGLPGCWSQGRTEEEALENIKDAIQGYLETVEELSKGKESRYVEVNYA